In Leclercia sp. LSNIH1, the genomic stretch TTCCGCGAAGAAGTAGGCGATTTCGCGTTTAGCAGATTCTACGGAGTCGGAACCGTGGGTGCCGTTCTCGGTGAAGCTGTCAGCGTAGTCTGCACGCAGTGTACCTGCCAGCGCGTTGTCCGGGTTAGTGGCACCCAGCAGATCGCGGTGACGCTGAACGGCATTTTCGCCTTCCAGAACGGAAACCACGATTGGGCCAGAGGTCATGAACTCAACCAGGCCGTCGAAGAATGGGCGACCTTCGTGCTCAGCATAGAAACCGCGAGCCTGCTCAACGGTCAGATGCAGCATTTTGGTACCAACAATTTTGAACCCTGCCGCTTCAAAGCGCGCAAAGATGCTGCCAATAACGTTTTTTGCCACCGCGTTTGGTTTGATGATGGAAAAAGTACGTTCAATAGCCATGATTACCTCTGTGATTTGTTCTGTTGTTTTGCATTCATGCGAAATATATGGCGCGGATTATAATGAGCATTGGCGCCATTGCCTATGGATGCATGTAACATTTTTTTAAAATAAGACGAGTTTTAACAACAGATCCTCGTCAAAACACCTTTTATCTATTGCAGCGTGAAATCCACAGTCGCCACCTGCCCCGCCTCATCCATTACCAGTAGCTGATAGTCTCCTGCATTTTCAAGCTGCAACGTATACATTCGCCCCTGGACATTCAGCGGTTCGCCATTAAGAAACCACCAGCGCGGTCCCTCGCTGCCGCTGACCAGCAGAGGCAGCGAGACGCGCGACTCCCCCGGCAAACGCTTAATCACTGCCCCCTGACGAATGCCGGAGAGCAGCAGCGGCGCCGGGAAGGTCTGACCGAGCGGCGGACAGGTTGCAGACGCGGGCGGGATGCGGGCAGACCGTCGCTCTGCCTGGGGCAGCCACGGCTCCAGCGGCAGCGGCCAGACGTCGACGCTTTTTTCCTGCGCCTGCGGGCAGTCTGCTGCCACCCGCTTACCGCTGTTATCCAGCCAGATCGGAAAATGAATGCCGCGGATGCCCTCCTGCTCCGGCAGTAACAGCGTCGGCGGTTGGCTCCCTTCGAGCAGCCACGTCGCGAGTCGACGGCGGCAGTTGCTGTCCCCGTCTGGCAGCGACTGCCCGCCCGGCCAGCAAATCACCCCGCGGCTAACGGAGGCCGGGCGCGGATCGCGCGGCAGACGCGCCTCATCCAGCGCCGATCGCGACTGCAGCAGGTTATTAACCTGATTCAACACCGGCACGGCGCTGGCAAAACCAAACTGCCCGGCCACCGGGGTGCCGTCCGGCCTGCCGGTCCAGACCCCGATGACGTAGCGCGCATTCAGCCCAATCGCCCACGCATCACGATAGCCATAGCTGGTGCCGGTTTTTATTGCCAGGGGCACTACCTGAGCAAGCGCGCTGTCGGGTAACGGCTGCGCCTCACTGGCAAGAATGCGTCGGATGATCCACGCGGACCCAGGCGAGAGTAGAGGCCGTTCCAGCAGCGGGTCGTCGGGTTTCAGGCGCAGCTTCCCTGCCCGACCCTGACGGGCAAACGCGCTGTATGCCGCGGCGATATCCGCCAGACGCGCCCCGGCGCCCCCGAGAATCAGGGACAGATTCGGCTGAGCCCCCGCAGGCAGGAGAAGCGGTAAACCAGCGTTACGCAGCATTCCGGCAAACTTTTTCGGCCCGTAGGCCTCCAGCACCTGGACGGCGGGCAGGTTCAGGGATCTCACCAGCGCCTCGCTCATGCTCACTGGGCCGTGAAAGCCGCTGTCAAAGTTACCCGGACGGTAATCGCCGGTGCGTCGCGGCACATCCTGCAGCAGCGAGGCGGGATGGATCAGCCCCTCATCCATCGCCAGGCCATAGATAAAGGGCTTCAGCACCGATCCCGGGGATCGGATCGCGCTGATCATATCCACATGGCTGAAGCGGCTGTCGTCGTTGATATCGACCGATCCCACCCAGCCGCGCACCTTCATATCGGTATGATCCAGGACGATCATCGCCAGCGAGCTGCGGGGCGGCAGGCGGGATTTCCAGTTCAGGGCCAGCTCCTCCAGCTGACGCTGCAGCGTGGCATCCAGCGTCGTCACCACTTTGCTGTCGCGGCTTTTGCCCAGCATCATGCGCGAGAACAGCGGCGCCAGCTGCGGCATCTGGCGTGGCGCCAGCCAGACGGGCTCTTTCTGCGACTCTTTGACCTGGCGGGCGGACCAGACGCCCTGGGATGCCATCCGGTTGAGCACTTTGTTACGCGCCGCCTCTGCCCGCTGCGGCCAGCGATCCGGTCGCAAACGGCTCGGCGCCTGGGGCAGAACGGCAAGCAGGGCGGCTTCGGAGTAGCTCAGTTGCGCAGGGGATTTTCCCAGATAGGCCCAGCTGGCGGCCCCCACCCCCTGTAGCGTGCCGCCAAACGGGGCGCGGTTCAGATAGAGCGTCAGGATCTCAGCTTTGGAGAGGTGCCACTCCAGCTGGAGCGCCCGCCAGAGCTGACGCACTTTGCCCCCCAGCGTACGGGAATGCGGATCCAGCAGTCGCGCCACCTGCATCGTCAGCGTGCTGCCGCCCGAGATCACCTTTCCGGCCAGCAGATCCTGCCAGGCGGCGCGCAGAACAGAGAATGGGTTAACGCCGGGATGATCCCAGAACCAGCGATCCTCATACTGGATCAGCGCCTCAAGATAGCGGGGTGAAACCTCTTCAATGGTGACCGGATAGCGCCAGATCCCGTCGCGATCGGCAAATCGCCACAATGGAATGCCCTTTTCATCCACCACCAGGCGGGCAGGTTTGACCTCGTGTAACGGCAGCGGCCACAGGCGATCGGCAGCCACGACAGCGCCCCATAGCAGAAGAAGCGCTCCCGCCGGCCACAGCCAGCGGGAGCGTAACAGAGAGCGGCGCTGCACGTTACGGAACGACAGTTAGCGGGCCGCTGGCCGCACCCGTTGCCCGCCACTGCGGTACGTACATGGATTCCACCATCGGTACCGGCACCGTGTAGGTTCCCGGGGTGACGGCACGGGCCAGATAGACCAGCGTCACTGTCTCATAATTTTTCACCGACACGGCGGCGACAAAGCGATCGTCGCGGAACTCCATATGCTGGATATCCGCCTGCTGCATCTGGTTGAGCAGGTTTTGTACCTCGCTGCCGCTCTCCTGCAGGCTGGCGCTGCTGCTGGCGAGGTTCTGGTTTTCCAGCTCCAGCCCCGCAGGCAGCAGATCCACCACCAGCGCATCCGGCACGTTCTTGCTGGCACGCACGGTCAGCCAGACCAGAACCAGCTCCCCGCTTTTCAGGGAGGAGAGCGACTTGCTGCTGCCATCGGTGGCCAGAATCTGCCGTTCAATTTTCAGCACGTTCGAGGCGGGCTGCGGCGCGTATTGTGGGTAGCCGCTGCTGTCCAGACGCACCCACAGCGGTGCAGTGCCGGTATTGGTCACCTGCAGGGCGGCCAGTTGATCGGCATTAAGATTTTGCACCTGCGGTTTGTCTCCCCGCATATTGCCTTCTTTAAACGACGTGGTGGCCTGCCACTCTCCGGTGAGTTTCTGTACGGAACGCCCCGCCAGGAACAGAGCGTTACTCTCCTGCGTTGAGAGCCAGCGCTGGCTGTACGCCTGCTCAGAAAGCACATTCAGCAGCGTATTCTGAGCGTTCGGCAGCAGTTTGTACTCTTCCAGCAGGCTGAGCATCATCGCGTTATCGCGAAGCGGGCTGCCGTAATCGGCCAGCCAGCTTTGCGTTTCGCTGCGCGGCGTTTTGATTGCCAGATCGAGCGCCTGCTGGCTGCGCGGCGCATCCCCCATCAGCTTCAGCGCCAGGCCAAGCTGCATCAGCGGCAGGCCCGATTTGGCCTGACCATGACGATCCCAGATTTCACGCAGCGCCCCCAGCGGCGCTTTTTGCTGACGAGCCAGCACCAGCGCGGCATAGGCCTGGATGGCAAATTTGCTGGCGGTGGTGTTCTCGCTGTAGCGGACAGCCATCATGCCCGGGTCCTGCAGATAGCGCAGCAGGCGGTTGTTGGCGTTGGTAATGGCCTCAGCCGGGACGCTGTAACCCTGCTCGCCCGCCCGCACCAGGAAATCAGTGACGTAGGCGGTGAGCCAGTACTCTTCCTCACCGTTTTTATCCCACAGGGCAAAGCCACCGTTGTCACGCTGCATCTGCAGCAGGCGGGAGATACCGATCTCAATAGCCGCGCGACGTTTTTCGTCGCTGTCACCCTTAATCCCTAACGCGCTCAGCTGGGCGGCATTGGTATACAGAGACGGGAAGAGACCGCTGGTGGTCTGTTCCAGACAGCCATACGGATAGGCCTGCAGCTCACGAATGTAGCGGGCCAGGTTGAGCGGCGGCTTGCCGCTGAGCAGAAGCTGCCCCTGTAAGGTCACCGGCGAGAAATTCGCCAGGTGCTGTTCCGGCGCATGCCAGCTTTCGCCCGGATTGAGCATCGTGCCGGTGTTCACCGTCTGCGCCGGGAATGCCGGGCGCACGCCGATTTTCCAGCTTTTCTGCTGCGGGGCAAAGGTTTCGCCGGGCAGCGTCAGGCCGTTTACCTGCGCGACGATTTCGCCCTCGCCGTAACCTTCCAGCGCCCGCACAGGAATAAACAGCGTCGAGCGTTCGCCCGCGGCCAGTGTAACCGGCTGCGGCTGGGCCCCTTCCAGCGCCAGATTACCGCCAGCGGTCAGGGCGACGTTCAGGGTCTGCGGACGATCGGTGAGGTTAGTCAGATCCAGCGTCAGCCTGGCGCTATCGCCGCTGGCCAGGAAGCGCGGTGTGTTTAGCTCGGTGATCACCGGTGCGGCAACGATGATTTTGCTCTCGCTACTGCCAAAATCATCATCGGTCCAGGCCTGGGCCATCAGACGCAGCTCGCCGTTAAAGTCGCCAATGGGTAACGAGACGGTGCCCTCCCCGTTGGCGTCCAGCTCTACCGGCTGCGCCTGCTGGGCGATAATGGTGACGTGGTTAACCGGCGGTTTGCCGCCGCGCTTGAGCTCATCGCCGTCGCCGCCAAAGCGCAGCGACGCCAGACGCCCCTGGCCTTCAATCACCTGGCCGTAGATATCGTAGATGTCCGCGCCATAGCGCTTCTGGCCAAAGAACGCCTGCCACGGATCCGGGGTGACGTAATCGGTAATGTTGAGTACGCCGCTGTCCACCGCCGAAACCAGCACGTTAACTTTCTGCGGGGTCGTCCCCTCTTTCACGCTGGCTTTCACTTTCACCGTCAGCATCTGGTCAGGACGCATTTTGGGCGGATTTTCCAGGGCGATGCTCAGGCGACGGTTCTCATCGCCCATCGGCAGATGCAGCAAGCCCACAGCCCGTTTTGGCGTGGCCGATTTGGATTTATCGCCGGGGCGAACCACCAGCGTGGAGAGGTAAAGATCGTGACGTTTCCAGGCTTTATCTACCGGGATCGTCATATCCAGCCCTTCAGCCGGGACGTCGATCTCTTTCCACCACAGCGGCCCTTCGCTGGATTCGATCATCGCGTAGCCTTTACCTGCCGCCGGGGCGGCAATGTGCAGCTTGATGGTATCCCCTGGCTGATAGGCCGGTTTGTCCAGTTTCAGGGTGACGCGATCCGGTCGCGCCGCGCCGGAGCCGTCGCTGTTATCCTGCCAGCTGTAGCCCGCCCAGAAGCGCACGCTGCTCACCGCCTCATCCGGGGCTTTCACCTCCAGACGGTAGGAGCCCCACTCCACCGGGAAGCTCACTTTCCCCGTTTCGTCCGCGGCCAGATCCAGCGCCTGCTCGCCTTCGATCAGATCTTTTTGATCAAACTGCGACTGCCAGCCGTCACTTTCCGACCAGGTCCAGGCGTAGTCCCGACGTTCGCGGATCAGGCGAACCTGCAGACCAGAAACGGCTTTTTTCGCCCCGCTGGCATCAGCGTAGACAATATCGAATCCGGCCTGGCTGTTCTCCTCCACAATCGGCTGGTTGACGGTGGTATCGGTGCGGTAGTCATAGACCGCTTTGCTGGCGAACTGCGGACGGATGCCCGGCAGGGTGGCCGCTGGCCAGACGGCCTGTTCCGCCCGGCGGGTCACCGGACGTCCGCCGGACTCCAGCAGGCTGGCCTGCAAAATAACCTGCAGCGGGGAGTGCGTCTCTTTCCACTGGCTTTCGCTGGTCACCTGACCCCGCCCTTGTTCGTCCAGGGTCAGCTGCACTTCGTCGAGGCTGCGGCTCAGGTTCTCTTCGGCGATATCGCCAAACTGGAAGCCCGGCAGTGCGGCCACGGCGTCACGCAGCGGGCGTAAAAAGAGCTGTCCTTGCAGGCTGTTGCCGTTGGCGGGAGCGCCGTACAGGTAATACCCCGTCACGTCGAACGCGACATCATCCTGCGGCGCAACCGGCGCTTTTTGCCCGGTAAGATTCAGCGCCATGCGCTCTGGCATAAAATCTTCGACGTGGAAATCCCACATCCGCTGCTGGTTATCGCCGGTACTGGCGCGCACATGCCACATGCCGGTCTGCGCCCCGCTATCAAGGGGATAGTTAAAGCGATAGAGACCGTTTTCCGGCTGGCTGACCACGGTACGTGCCACCTGGCCGTCCGGGCGTAATACCTCCAGCTTCACCGGCTGGTCGGGCAGCGGTTTGCCGTCGCTGTCGCGCAGCAGGCCGTTGAGGATCAACGTTTCGCCCGGGCGATAGAGATCGCGCGGACCAAACATAAAGAACTGCTTGTTCAGGCCTGGCGCGCCGGTGATGGCAAACTCCGCCAGATCCAGCGCCGGAAGGGTGAGATCCAAAAGCGTGGTCTGCCCATCTTTACGGGCGAGAAGCAGCGCGGCCGCTTTATCTGTTTGCAACGTCGCGTGACCGTCGGCATCGCTCGACGCCTGGGCCAGTGTCTGCCCTTTATCGTTGAGCAACAGCACCTCAATGCCCGACTGCGCCGCGCCGTTCTCCAGGCTCTGGGTAAAAATATCCAGCCGGTTATGGTAGCGGTGGGCGGAGAGACCAATATCGCTGAGGGTAAAGAGCGTGGCGGCGTTGCTGTAGTTATAGTGCCCGGCCTGATTCATCACCGCGATGTAGACCCCCGCCTGCTGTAGCGGCTTGATCTCCGCCAGCGGCAGCAGCAGTTTCTCGCGGGTATTGCGCGCCGGGTTAAGGTCGAAGCGGCCGGTATAGACCAGATCGGCCATCTTCAGCAGATTGTCGGATTCCCAGTTGGTAAGCGAACTGCGGTACTCCCACTGGCTGACGAACGCGGCCAGGGACTCGGGTTTGACCCGGTAGAAATTCACATCGACGTTATTTACGTTCAGCGCCATTACCGGCAACCCTTCTACCACCTTGCCCGGCAGCAGCGAGCCGCGGCTGGCGAAGCCCACGGTCGGCTCAATATCGCGGGTGGTGATGGTTTTTTCGATATCGCTGCCCAGCGTGGCTTTATTCAGCCCAAGCAGCCCGCTCTCGACGGTGACCACCAGATTCCGGTTTGGCTCCAGATGGCGCAGGCGCAGCTCCTTCAGATTAGGCGCCAGCTCCCATGCCCCATCAACCTTGCCGCTTTTTTTGTCCACCACGTGCACGGTACGGGCGAAATCCTGGGCGGGATCGAGGGGAACCGAGAAGGTCAGCACCAGGGCTGCCGCGCCGTCGAGCTGGAGCTCTGAAGCATCCAGCAGGGTCAGCGCCTTGCCCTGGCTCTGCGCTGCCAGTTTTTCCAGCGTGGCGCCGTCAGGCTTCGCCGGGACAGTCGGTTGTGTGGTGGATGCAGCCGCCGCAGCGGGCGCCTGGGGTTTGGGCTTATCGTCACTGTTGTCACAGCCGATAAGCGCCAGTGAAGTGAGCAGCGCTAATGAAAGTGCGGCGAAGCGAAACGGTTTCATCCTTTATCCCTGGCCTCTCGGGCCTGTTGGTCGTCGTCGGGGTAAGTATTATCCGCAAGTTTCATTAATACAAAAGCACTCAATCCAATTACGGACAGCACCTCGCAAAATAATTATCAGCATTAAAAATTCCGCTGCTACGGCGATCACAGCCCATAAGGTTACATGTAACCTTTAACGTCATTTGTTTTTAAAACAAGAAGATATATGGATAAACCGGCGTTCCCACTGCTAGTTTTACTCTCAGACGCACCTTGAGTGCGCGGTTCAATAAGAGAGAACATGATGAAACGAGCCGTGAACGCCCTACAAAATTTCGGAAAATCATTATACGGACCGGTACTTATCCTGCCGATTGTCGGTCTGTTTATTGCCTTTGGAAACGTGCTGGGTAACGGTGGTCTTGCCGGCTATCTGCCATTCCTCGGCCATCCACTGATCCAGAGTATTGGCCAGCTGATCGCCAAATCCGCCGTCTCGGTGCTGGTTAACCTCGCGCTGGTGTTCGCCGTGGGGATTCCCATTGGTCTGGCAACACGTGACAAAGGTTACGCGGCGCTGATTGGTCTGGTGACCTTTGTGGTGTTTATCAACGCCATGAACGTCACGCTGCAACTGCAGGGCGCGCTGGCCCCTGCGGAGCAGATGAAAGCCGCCGGACAGAGCATGGTGCTGGGGGTACAGGTGCTGGAGATGGGCGTGTTCGCCGGGATCCTCACCGGGGCGCTGTCGGGCTACCTGTATAACAAATACTCCGGGGTGCAGTTTAACGGCGCCATGGCAATCTACTCCGGCCACTGCTTTGTCGCCATTATTATGCTGCCGGTCTCAATGCTGCTGGGGGTGGTGATGAGCGAGCTGTGGCCGTTTGCCCAGCACGGGATCAGCACGATGGCCTTAGCAATAAAAGGTTCCGGACCGTTTGGGGTGGCGATTTACGGCTTCCTTGAGCGCATCCTGGTGCCGACCGGCCTGCACCATCTGGTTTATACCCCCTTCCTCTATACCGAACTGGGCGGTACCCAGGAGGTCTGCGGCGCTACCTACCAGGGCGCGCGTAATATCTACTTCGCCGAGATGGCCTGCCCGGACGTGAAACAGCTCAGCAGCACCGTGGTCTGGGATGCTCGCGGTATCAGCAAGATGTTTGGCCTGCCTGCCGCCGCGCTGGCGATGTATGTCACCGCGAAACCGGAGCGTAAAGCCGCGGCGAAAGCGATTCTGATCCCGGCGGCGCTCACCTCGTTGCTGGTGGGCGTTACCGAACCCATTGAGTTCTCCTTCCTGTTTGTCGCCCCGCTGCTGTTTGTGGTGCATGCGGTGCTGACCGGGATTGGCATGATGCTCTTCTCCCCGTTCGGCGTTCACGCCATCGGCGCCAACGGCATCATCGATTTTATTCTCTATAACCTGCCGCTGGGCACTGAGAAGTCTAACTGGCCGATGTACATCGTGGTCGGGCTGATCATGTTCACCGTCTACTTCGTTGTCTTCCGCTTCCTGATCCTGCATTTCCGCATGAAAACGCCGGGACGCGAGGAGGAAGATCAGGAGACCCGTCTGTACAGCAAGCAGGAGTATCAGGCGAAGGGCAGCAATAATGGCCTGGGCGAGGCGATTGTGGTCGGCCTCGGCGGACGTGAAAACATCGAGGTAGTGGACAACTGCTACACCCGCCTGCGCGTCACGGTGAAAGATGTCGCCGTCATCGACGAGCCGCGGCTCAAGGCGACGGGCGCGAAAGGCATTATCAAACAAGGTAACAACGTTCAGGTGGTCTACGGGCTGCATGTCAAAAAAATGCGAGAAGCGGTCGAGACGGTTCTCTGAAGGAGATAAACATGATTACACCCCCATTCATTCTCTCTATCGCCGGTGGCGGCAGCACCTATACGCCCGGGATTGTGAAAAGCCTGATGGTGCAGCTGGACAAATTCCCGCTGGCGGAAATTCGCCTCTACGACATCGACGCCGCGCGGCAGGATACCATCGCGCCGGTGGTGGAGAAGGTGATTCGCGATCACAGTCAGAGCATCAAATTCACCGTCACCAGCGACCCGGAAGTGGCCTTCAGCGGTGCCCATTTCATCTTCGCCCAGATGCGCGTGGGTCAGTACAAAATGCGCGAGAAGGATGAGAAGATCCCGCTGCGTCACGGCGTGGTTGGCCAGGAGACCTGCGGCCCGGGCGGGCTGGCGTATGGCTTACGCACGATCCTGCCGATGGTTGAACTGATCGACATGGTCGAGCGCTATGCGCATGAAAAAGCGTGGATCGTTAACTACTCCAACCCGGCGGCCATCGTCGCAGAGGGTGTGCGCCGCCTGCGACCTGACGCCCGGGTGCTGAACATCTGCGATATGCCGGTCGCGGCGATGCGCAATATGGGGGCCATTCTGGGCGTGGATCGTCACAAGCTGGAGGTGGATTATTTCGGTCTGAACCACTTCGGCTGGTTTACCCGCGTGCTGGTGGATGGCGAGGACAAACTGCCGGAGCTGCGCCGCCATGTCGCCAGATTTGGCCTGCTGACGGAAGATGCGGCTAAAACCGACCCGCAGCACTCCGATCCATCCTGGGTGAAAACCTGGCGCAACATCAAGCCGATCATGGATAACTTCCCGGAGTATCTGCCGAACCCCTATCTGCAGTACTACCTGATGCCAAACCAGATCGTGGAGCACCAGAACCCGGACTATACCCGCGCCAACGAAGTGATGAACGGTCGCGAGAAAAAGCTGTTTGCGGCTGCGGAAGAGTATAAACAGACCGGGATCCTGCCAGATGCGTTCCACGTGGGGGTACACGGCGAGTTTATCGTGGATGTGGCCCGCTCGCTGGCGTTCAACCTGCGTCAGCGCCATCTGGTGATGGTAGAAAACCGCGGGGCGATTACTAATCTGCCGTATGACGCCATGGTTGAAGTGCCGGCCTATATCACAAGCGAAGGGCCAGAGCCGATCCGCATCGGCCAGGTGCCGCTGTTCCACCAGACCCTGCTGCAACAACAGCTGGCCTCGGAGCAGCTGCTGGTAGAGGCCACCATCGAAGGCAGCTACGAGAAAGCGTTGCAGGCGTTCACCCTGAACCGCACCGTGCCAACCATGGAGCATGCCAAAGCCATTCTGGACGAGATGATCGAAGCTAACCGTGAATACTGGCCTGCATTGCAGAAAGCATGGCAGGACGGAGAAGCGGTGAAAAAATAAGGGCTTGCTCGCGAGTTGAACGTGGTTCCCTTGTCGGTGTCAGAAAAAACACCGACAATCCATTATTGGATTCATTTATGGAGGCAACCATGCCCACCTCATATTTTGTCGCAGCCGACTGGCTGATTGAGCACAGTGACGATCCTGAAGTCCAGATCCTCGACGCGCGCATGGCGCCGCCGGGGCAGGAGCATCGTGACGTTCCCGCGGAATACCGCGCCGGGCATCTGCCGGGGGCGGTATTTTTTGATATTGAAGCCCTCTCCGATCACACCTCTCCCCTGCCGCACATGATGCCGCGCCCGGAAGCTTTTGCGGTCGCCATGCGCGAGCTGGGCGTCAGCCACGATAAGCATCTGGTGATTTATGATGAAGGGAATCTCTTCTCCGCACCACGGGCGTGGTGGATGCTGAAAACCTTCGGCGTGGAAAAAGTGTCGATTCTGGCGGGCGGGCTTGCGGGCTGGCAGCGGGCGGAGCTCCCGCTCCAGCAGGGCGATGTCTCGCTGCCGGACGGCGATTTTGAAGCCACCTTCGATGCCGGAGCGATCAAGCGCGTCACCGACGTGCTGCTGGCCAGCCACGAACAGACCGCACAGATTGTCGATGCCCGCCCTGCCCCGCGCTTTAACGCCGAGGCCGACGAGCCGCGCCCTGGCCTCAAGCGCGGCCATATCCCAGGCGCACGTAACGTGCCGTGGGGCGATCTGGTGTTTGAGGGCGAGCTGAAGACCACCGATGAGCTGCGTGAGATTTTTGCCCGTCAGGGTGTGGATCTGCATC encodes the following:
- the sseA gene encoding 3-mercaptopyruvate sulfurtransferase, which encodes MPTSYFVAADWLIEHSDDPEVQILDARMAPPGQEHRDVPAEYRAGHLPGAVFFDIEALSDHTSPLPHMMPRPEAFAVAMRELGVSHDKHLVIYDEGNLFSAPRAWWMLKTFGVEKVSILAGGLAGWQRAELPLQQGDVSLPDGDFEATFDAGAIKRVTDVLLASHEQTAQIVDARPAPRFNAEADEPRPGLKRGHIPGARNVPWGDLVFEGELKTTDELREIFARQGVDLHQPIVASCGSGVTACVVLLALATLGKTDVTLYDGAWSEWGARDDLPVEPAQ